CCATGGGGAGCCGAATCGGTGCCCAGGAAGAAGCGGGGATCTCCCGAGGTGGCCGCGGCCCGCAGGGCCAGGCGGTGCAACTCCCGCTTGGCCACCGGAAGGCAGTAGAAGTCGGGCTTGAGGCCCCCCTGGAACATCGCGTTGCGGTTGATGTGGAGGTGATGGGGCGTGATCGTGGCGGCCAGCTGGGGCGGACCGCTGCGCACGAACTCCACCGCGTCGCTGGTGGTGATGTGCTCCAGCACCACCTTCAGACCGGGATGGCGCTGCAGCAGGGGCGCCAGGTGGCGTTCGATGAACACGGCCTCGCGATCGAAGATGTCGATCGCCGGATCGGTGACCTCGCCGTGGATGAGCAGCGGCATGCCGATCCGTTCCATCGCCTCCAGCACGGCAGTGATGGCCAGCGGATCACTCACCCCGGCCTCGGCATTGGTGGTGGCGCGGGCGGGGTAGAGCTTGGCGGCCACCCACACGCCCTCCCGGAAGCCGGCCTCCACCTCGCGGGGGTCGATGCTGTCGGTGAGGTAGGCCGTGAGCAGGGGCTCGAAGCTGCTGCCCGGGGGCAGCGCCCGGCGGATGCGGCCGCCGTAGGCCCGCGCCGCCGCCACCGTGGTGATCGGCGGCTGCAGGTTGGGCATCACGATGGCCCGGCGGAACTGACGGGCGGTGGCACCGACCACCGCCTCCAGCATGGCCCCGTCGCGCAGATGAACATGCCAGTCGTCGGGCTGACGCAGGCTGATCGACCCCGTCCCCGGCAGGGGAGCTTGCCCTGGCAGGGAAGCTTGCGGTGGCGTTGCGGGGGGAGGTGGAGGGGGCATCGCGACGCGGAGGCGGGATCGGACAGTCCTTCTCCCCCACCCTGCCAGCCCACCCCACGGCATTCCAAAGAAATCTGTGGGTGTGGCCGCCAGCCCGGGGGGACCGCCGGAGTGTCCTTAGGATTGCCTCTGCTGTGGGGATGCCATGGGCAGTGAGGCCAAACTCACGATCGGAGAACTGGAAGCGGGCTATCCCACGTACTGCAAGGCACTGCGGATGCTGATCAAGAACGGGAAGTCCCTGGAGGCGATTCAGCGCACCATCTGCTGGGACCGCCTCACCCTCCTGCAGAAGAGCCTGCCGACCCGCTACAAGTCGCCCGACTACCTCTACGCCCTGCTGAAACGGGAAGTGGAGCAGATGGCCGCCTGAGCCGGCAGGCCCACGCTTGCAGAACGATTCCCATCAGTTTCCCAACAGTCCGCCGCCTGGCCTTCCCGTGGGCTGCTCAGCGTGACTCAATGGAGAAAGTCATTTCCTGAGCGGCCCAGCGCGCCGCGCTGTTCATGCCTCACCACCAGATCCTGATCGTCGGCGGCGGCGCGGCCGGCATCACCGTGGGCGCCCAGCTGAAGCGGGCCCGCAACCCCCTCGAGGTGGCCATCCTGGAGCCCGCCGACGAGCACTACTACCAGCCGGGCTGGACCCTGGTGGGTGGCGGGGTGTTCAGCATGGCGGAGACCCGCCGGGCCGAAGGCGATGTGATGCCGGCAGGCGTCACCTGGATCCGTGAAGCTGCTGCCGGGTTCTCCCCGGAGCGCGGGGTGGTGAGCACCACCGGAGGCCAGGAGATCAGCTACGACGTGCTGATCGTGGCCACCGGCCTCAAACTCTGCTGGGACAGGATCCAGGGGCTGCCCGAAGCCCTCGGCAAGGGCGGGGTGTGCAGCAACTATTCCCGCGAGTTCGCCCCCTACACCTGGGAAGCGATCCAGGCCTTCCAGGGGGGCAGTGACGGCGCCGGCAATGCGGTGTTCACCTGCCCGCCCATGCCGATCAAGTGCCCGGGGGCACCGCAGAAGATCGCCTACATGGCGGACGACGTGTTCAGGAAGAAGGGGCTGCAGGCCCGCGTGATCTACGCCACCGCCACCCCGGGCATCTTCGGCGTGCCCACCTACGCCGCCCCGCTGCGGGACGTGGTGAAGCGGCACGGCATCGATGCCCGCTACAACCATGTGCTCACCGAGGTGCGCGCGGACAGCCGCGAGGCGGTGTTCGAGGTGAAGGACGGCGACACCAGCCGCCAGGAGGTGATCCCCTACGGCCTGCTGCATGTCACCCCGCCGATGGCGGCGCCCGATGTGGTGGCCGCCAGTCCGCTGGCCGCCGCCAGCGGCTTCGTGGAGGTGGACAAGTTCACCCTGCAGCACGTGCGCTACCCCAACGTGTTCTCCCTCGGGGATGTGAGCGGCATTCCCAACTCCAAGACCGCCGCCGCCGTGCGCGGCGAGGCCCCCGTGGTGGTGGCCAACCTGCTGGCCCACCTGGACGGCAGGCCCCTGGAGGCGGCCTACGACGGCTACAGCTGCTGCCCGCTGATCACCGGCTACGGCAAGGTGATCATGGCCGAGTTCAACTACGAACAGCAGCCGGTGCCCTCCTTCCCGCTCGACCCCACCAAGGAGCGCTGGAGCATGTGGTTCGTGAAGCGCAAGATCCTGCCCTCCCTCTACTGGAACCGGATGCTCGCCGGAGCCCAGCACGAGCGCCGCTTCATTCCCGGCGTGAAGCGCTAGGCCGATGCCCTAGCCAGCCTCACGGCAGAGCCGGGCCATCAGCCCCTCTTCATCGGCGCTCACCTGCAGCAGGGTGAAGGGCTCCAGCCAGCCGAGGGCCGCGCCGAGTTCCCCGACCAGGGACTGGTCGTGCTCGCCGATGCCGCCTGTCAGGGCGATCACCTCCACACCCTGGAGGCAGGCGGCCATGGCCCCGATCCCTTCCAGCAACCGCTGCCGGAACACCGCCAGCGCCAGCTGGGCACCCTGGTGCCCCTGCGCAGCCGCCTGCCGCAGGGTGCGCATGTCGCCACTGAGCTCCGAAAGCCCCAGCAGGCCGCTGTGGCACTGGAGCGCCTCATCGATGGCCTCCGGAGTCAGCCCCTGCCGCAGCTGGTGCAGCAACAGCCCGGGATCGACGCTGCCGCTGCGGCTGGCCATCACCAGACCCTCCAGGGGGGTGAATCCCATGGTGGTGGCCACGCTGCGGGGACCGGTTGAGGGATCGAGGCGGATGGCGCAGAGGGAACAGCCCGCGCCGAGATGGCAGCTGATCAGCCGGCGTGCGCCGGGCCGGAGCACCGCCACCTGTTCCGCCACATGCTGGTGGCTGAGACCATGGAAGCCGAAGCGCCGCAGGCCGGCGGCCCGCCACCCGGCCGGGATGGCGTAGGTGCGCGCCGCCTCCGGCAGGGTGGCGTGGAAGCCGGTGTCGAAACAGGCCCACTGGCGCAGGCCCGGGGCCTGCGCCTCGCCCCAGGCGCTGAACCAGCGGATGGCCTCCAGTGCTGCGGCGTTGTGGAGCGGGGCCAGCGGCACCAGAGCTTCGAGGGCCTCGACCACGGCGGGGGTGAGGGCTGTGGGGGCCGTGAAGCGCTCCCCGCCATGCACCACCCGGTGGGCGATCCGCTCCAGCCGGGGCAGCCAGGGGGTGATCTCCGGCAGCAGCCACCCCTCCAGCAGCGCCTCAACCCCTCCGGCAGCCCCGGGATCCAGGGAGCGCTGCTGCTGCCAGGGACGCTGGCCGCGGCCATCCACCAGCGAGGCCTTGAGGCTGGAGCTGCCGGCATTCACCACCAGCACCAGCGCTGGGGGGATCGGGGCGGGCATCGGGGGCGCCTCCCGCTTGGTTGCGGGCCCATTGTTGAACCACCCGCAAGCCCTAGGGTCCTGCTACGCCTGTCCACCGGGAGCCGGCCGCCCGGTCCCGGCCCCTGACCGACGCCCGTCCCACGCGCGATGTCCCCAGGCACCACCCTGCTGAATGCCGCCGGCGGACTCGGGCTGTTCCTGCTGGGCATGGCGCTGATGACCGAGGGGTTGCGGAACCTGGCCGGGCACCGGCTCCGCCAGGCCTTGCTGCGCTTCACCCGCTCACCCTGGAGCGGCGCCTGCAGCGGGGCCCTCACCACGGCCATCGTGCAGTCGTCCAGCGCCACCACGGTGATGACGGTGGGCTTCGTGAGCGCCGGGCTGCTGAGCTTCCAGGCGGCTGTGGGCATCATCCTCGGGGCCAACGTGGGCAGCACGGGGCTGGGCTGGCTGGTGGCCCTGCTGGGGATCAAGCTCAACCTGCAGCGCCTCATGCTGCCGCTGGTGCTGGTGGGTGCCTGCCTGCGCCTGCTGGGCCGCGCCCGTCAGGCCCAGGCCGGCCTGGCGCTGGCGGGCTTCGCGCTCCTGTTCATCGGGATCGGCGGGCTGCAGGAGGCCATGGCGGGGCATGGCCTGCTCCTGGATCCGGCCCGCTTCGACGCCGAGCAGCTGACGGGGCGGTTCCAGCTGCTTCTGCTCGGCCTGCTCACCACGGTGATCACCCAGTCCTCCGGGGCTGGGGTGGCCACCGCGCTGGCCGCGATCGGAGCCGGTGCCATCGCCGTGCCCCAGGCCTGCGCGCTGGTGATCGGCATGGACCTGGGCACCACCGTGACCGCCCTGATCGCGGCGATGGGCGCAGGGCTCGGGGCCCGGCGCACCGCCGCGGCCCACGTGGCGTTCAACCTGTTCACGGCCCTGCTGGCCTTCACGCTGCTGCCGCTGTACCTGCTGGGCCTCCGGCAGGGGTGGCCGGCGTTCCTGGCGCGCGATCCGGAGTTCGCCCTCACCGCCTTCCACACCGGCTTCAACGTGGCCGGGGTGCTGCTGATCCTGCCCTTCGCCTCCGGCTTCGCCGGCCTGATCCGCCGCCTGGTGCCCCCCAGCCGCGACCGCCCCACCGAGGAGCTGACCGACACGCCACCCAAGGATCCGATGCTGGCCGTCGACCAGGCCTCCACCGTGCTGGGCCAGTCCTTCGTGGCCCTCCTCACCGGGCTGCGCCAGGCCCTGACCCAACCGCAGACCACCTCGGCCGCCCTCGTGCGGGAGACGGGACTCGGTGAGACCGACCTGGAGCGCCTGGAACTCTTCGTGGACCAGGTGGAGCTGCCGGGGCTGCCCCACCCCGTGAGCGCCAGGCTGCTGCATCTCTTGCATGGTCTCGACCACCTGCAGCGGCTGCATGAGCGCTGCACCGAGGAAGAACAGCGCCGGCAGGCCGTGGCCACGGCGCCCGCCCTGCAGCGGGAACGGGACCTGCTGCTCCACGGCCTGGACGCCTTGATTCCCCTGCTGGGGCAGGGATCGTGGCAGGCGGCCGGTCCCGTGGCCGATGCCTGCGCCCGGCGACTGCACCGCCGGGTGGATCCGTTCCGGCAGGAGGTGATGGAGCGGATCGCCGCGGGATCCCTCGATGTGGAGGAGGGCACAGCGCTGCTGGAGGCGATGCGCTGGCTGCGGCGGGTGAGCCAGCATCTGCAGCGGATCTGCCATCACCTGGTGGAGGTGATGGGGCCGGGTCCCCCTGCCCCCCTGGACGGGGCCAGAGCAACGTGACCAGAGTGGAGGGGCAGGCGCGATGCGGAAGGCACCAACCATGGCCAGGCCTGTCACACCGCTCCCTGCTCCGGCAGGGGGTGCCGGGCCGGGGGCCCGCAGCAGCGGCGAGCACCTGCATGGGCTCCTGAGCGCTCAGGCCAGGCGCCTGGTGAAGCTCCAGCCCAAGGTGCTGGAGTCTCGGGACACCGAGCCCCTGCATCAGATGCGGGTGGCGATGCGTCGCCTGCGCACCTGCCTGATCCAGTTCGAGCCGGCCCTGGTGATGCCCCCGCAGGTGTCTGCCGGCGCACTGGCCCGATCAGGCCAGCGCCTCGGCATGGCCCGCGACCTGGACGTGCTGCAGGAACGGCTGGAGACCCGGCTGCTGGCGCATCTGCCCACCGAGGAGGTGCACCAGCTCGCCCCTGTGATCAAGCGGCTGCGGCGGCAACGGCACAAGGCCCAGAAGCCACTGCGGCGCGAGCTCACCGGCGGCAGCTACCGGCCCATGGGCCAGGCCCTGGAGGGCTGGCTGCGGGACCCCCGCTTCACCCCGCTGGGCGAGCGGCCGCTGGTGGAGTGGCTGGTGGAGTGGCAGTGGCCCTGGCTCGGCCAACTGCTGCTGCATCCGGCCTGGTGGGTGGAGGAGCCCGCCGGTGGAGCCGCGGCCAAGCAGCTCCACGACCTGCGCAAGGGCCTCAAGGGAGCGCGCTACCGGCTGGAAAACCTCCAGCCGCTGGCTGGCGCCACCGCCGGCCACTGGCTGGAGCAGCTCAAACAGGCCCAGGAGCTGCTCGGAGACCTCCATGATATCGCCGTGCTGCGGCAGGTGATCGAGTCCCGGCTCAAGGGCCCCCTGTCCCGGCGGCTGCCCCGGCTCCACGCCCTGCTCCAGCAGCAGCAGGCCGCCAGCTGGGCCAGCTGGCGGTTGCTCGCCGAGCGGCTGCTGGGCTTCCCGCAGCGCCGCCAGCTGCTGCAGGGGCTGCTGCTGGATCCAGACCACCTGGACCTGTAGCGCAGATCACATGCGTCGGCCTTGTGGAGCACCTCGCAGCCGCTGAGCCATCGATAAGGTCCCCTGGACGCCTGTCTGGCGTCTCTTCCCGATCGGTGTGAGGACCCGATGAAATTCTTCCAGCGCCTGCTGGTGGCCCCTGCGGCCCTTGGTCTGCTGGCCCCCGTGGCCGCCAACGCTTCCGAGGTGAGGGCCGAGCTCAACCTGGACGGCGTCAACCAGTACGCCTCCCAGGAGCAAGTCACCAGCATCTCCCAGTTCTCGGACGTGCAGCCCACCAGCTGGGCCTACCAGGCACTGTCCAACCTGATCGAGCGCTACGGCTGCGTGGCCGGCTACCCCGACGGCACCTACCGCGGGCAGAAGGCCATGACCCGTTTCGAGGCCGCCGCGCTGCTCAACGCCTGCCTCGATCGCGTCACCGAGGTGACCGACGAGCTCAAGCGCCTGATGGCCGAGTTCGAGAAGGAGCTCGCCGTGCTCAAGGGCCGCGTCGATGGCCTCGAGGCCAAGGTGGGTGAACTGGAGGCCACCCAGTTCTCCACCACCACCAAGCTGAAGGGCGAGGTGAGCATGATCCTTGGCGGCATGCCCGACTTCGACAATGTGGATGGCGCCGATCCGGACCAGACCACCTTCAACTACGACGTGCGGCTGAATTTCGACACCAGCTTCAGCGGCAAGGACCTGCTCCGCACCCGTCTGCGCGCCGGCAACTTCAGCTCCCTGCCCTTCGGCAGCAGCTCCCAGATCTTCACCCTCGACAAGGCCACCGGCACGGATGATTCCGTGAAGATCGATCGTCTGTTCTACGACTTCCCCGTGGGTGAGTCGTTCAACCTCACGGTGGGCGCCCTGGTGCGCAACACCGAGATGATCGCCTTCCTGCCCAGCGCCTACAAGTCGAGCATTCTCGATTACTTCGGCCTGGCTGGCGCCTCCGGCACCTACAACAAGGCCACCGGCGCCGGCGCCGGCTTCCGCTGGAAGCAGAACGTGGAGAAGGGCCGCCCCTACGCCACCTTCTCCGCCAACTACGTGTCCAGCTCAGGCTTTGCTGATTCCAGCATCGGTGCCTTCAGCGAAGACAGCGGCATCAACGCCCTGGCCCAGCTGGGTGTGAAAGCTCCGAACTGGGGTGCTGCCGTGGCCTACCGCTACGGCTCCGAGGCCTCCCGGATCCGCAACCCCAATTTCTCCGGCACCGTGCTCAGCGGTGAGGACACCAACAGTGTGGCCGTGGGTGCCTACTGGCAGCCCTCCGACTCCGGCTGGATCCCCTCGATCAGCCTGGGCTACGGCTACAACGACGGCAGCGGCGGCTTCCCCGATTCCCAGTCCTGGATGGTGGGCTTCCAGTGGGATGACGCCTTCGCCAAGGGCAACGCCGCCGGCTTCGCCTTCGGCATGCCGCCCTTCGTGGATGGCGATGAGGGCGATGAGGCCTGGCTGTACGAGATCTTCTACAAGTTCCAGGTCACCGACAACATCTCCATCACCCCTGCCCTCTTCTACGGCACCAATGCGGCCTCCAACGGCGGCGACGATGCCTGGGGCGGCGTGATTCAGACCACCTTCAAGTTCTGAGTCACCAAACCTCCAGCACTCCACACACCTCGCCCACCTCACACCTCCGCGGCGCAGCTCCTGCGCCAGAGCCCCCCATGCCGGGGGGCTTTTTTATTGGCTCCTCCTTCAATCTGGCCGGAAAACCATCAGCACAGCCATCGCTGAAGGCCGTGCCGCATGAGTTTACCGAGCATTAATCTTCCCATAATCTTCAGCCTATTGTGTATTGCGAGCATGGGATAGACCCACCTGGTTTCATCCATGTCCTTCGCGAAGAAGGCCCCCCTGTACGGAGCCGCTGCCCTCGCCCTCTCCGGCATGGCCGCCGGCAGTGCAGGCCTGGCCGGCGCCACCCTCAACGGCGCTGGTGCCAGCTTTCCCGCCCCCTTCTATCAGGCCGCCTTCGCCTCGGCGGCGAAGCAGGGAATCCGTGTGAATTATCAGTCGGTGGGATCCGGCGCCGGCGTGCGCCAGTTCATCGCCGGCACCGTGGATTTCGGTGCCACCGATGAACCGATCAAGGCCGCAGAAGCGAGCCAGGTGAAGCGGGGCGTGGTGCAGTTCCCCGCCGTGGGTGGCACCATCGCCATCGCCTACAACAACCCCAGCTGCAAGGGGCTCAAGCTCAGCCAGAAGCAGGCTGTGGACGTGTTCCTGGGCAAGATCAAGACCTGGGAGCAATTGAAATGCGGCAAGGGCACCATCAATGTGGTGCACCGCTCCGACGGCAGCGGCACCACCTTCGCCTTCACCAATTCGCTCTCCGCCTTCTCGCCGGAATGGAAGAGCAAGGTGGGGGAGGGCAAGAGCGTGAAATGGCCCGTGGGTGTGGGCGGCAAGGGCAACGAGGGCGTGGCTGGCATCCTCCAGAACACCCCGGGCTCGATCGGCTACGTGAACCAGGCCTTCGTGAAGGGCAAGCTCAAGGCGGCAGCGCTGCAGAACAAGGCCGGCAAGTATGTGCTGCCGAATGTGAAGAGCGGTGCCGCAGCTCTGAACAACATCAAGCTGGACGGCAACCTCGCGGGTGAAAATCCCAACCCTGCCGGGGCCGACAGCTACCCGATCTCCACCCTCACCTGGATCCTGGCCTACCAGAAAGGCAACGGTGCCAAGGCCGGCGAGATCCGCAAGGCCATGACCCATCTGCTGGGGCCCGCCCAGAGCCGGGCCGATGATCTGGGCTATGTGCCGCTGAAAGGCAACATCCTCAACGCCGCCAAGAAGGCAGTGGGCCGGATCGGCACCTAGGAGCGGGCCGGGCCGGCACTGCGCAGCCGCACCGCCAGCAGGTTCTGGCGCTGATCCACCCCAGCCACCCGCAGGCCGGCCTCCCTCACCTGGGGCTCCGTGAGCATCCGATGCCGCGGTGCGACCACCACCAGCCCCCGGTCGAAGGCGTGGCCGTGGGTGGAGCGCTGCAACGCCACCACCTCCGGCCAGCCATCCAGCCGCAGGATCGGGTGGCCACTGCGCAGGGCCACCGAGTGGTAGCTCTTGCCCAGGATCACGATCGGCACCCCCGGGGTGGTGTGCTGGGCCACCGCATCGGCGAGCTCCAGGATCGCCGCCTGGCGGTGCTGCCGGTACACCGACGCCACCCCGGGCACCAGCGTGCTGAAGTTGAGCACCGCCACCAGCGTCCAGGCCGTCACCAGGGCGGTGCGGCGCTGCGGAATCCAGATCAGCACGCCCACCACCGCCGCGGCCATCAGCACCAGCAGCCCCCGCAGGGGCGCACCCTCCAGATGCGCCACCAGGGCCGCCGTGTAGTCGGGGAAGACCCGGTCGGGCTTGATCAGCCTGGCCGCCACCGGTGCGAACACCAGCCCACCGGCCGCCAGCACCCCAGCCGTGCCTGCCCCCAGAAGGCCGTAGAAGCGGGAACTGCGGCTGTAGGACTCCTGACGCGCCGTTCCCGTCGGAGGCTCCGGCACCAGATTGAACGCCGCCAGGATGGCCAGCGGCGGCAGACAGGAGAGGATGTAGTGGGGCAGCTTGGTGCTGGCCACACTGAGCAGCAGCACGGTGAGCACCAGCCACACCAGGGCGAACAGCTGCAGGTCGGCGCTGCGCTCGGAGGGATGCCGCCGCCGCGCCTGGCCAGCGAGCTGACGCCAGCGCGCCCGGTTGGGGATGGCCAGCAGGCCCCAGGGAAAGCTGAGCAGCAGCACCACCGGCAGGTAGTAGAACCAGGGCCCCCTGTGGCCGTCCACGGTGCTGGTGACGCGGGCCAGGTTGCTGCGACCCAGGAAGCCGGCGATGAAGGCCGGTCCGGCCTCATGGAGAGCGGCCAGGAGCCAGGGAAGGGGCAGCGCCACGGCCAGGGCGGCACTCAGCAGCAGCTGAGGCAGCCGGCGCAGCAGCAGCCCGCCCTGGCGGGTGAGTGCCGTGAAGGCCAGCACCACGGCCACCGGCAGGCCCCAGGCCAGCAGCCCCTTGGCCAGGAAGCCCAGGCCCATGGCCAGACCCACGATCACGGCCAGCCTGCGGGGGCCCAGGGCAGGGTGGGGCTGCCCGAACAGCAGGACATACAGGCCGGCCGCCGCCACCGTGATGCAGGTGGTGATGTAGCTGTCGTGCACGGCCACATGGGCAAAGGCGGCGTAGCCCGGCAAGCAGGCCAGGATCAGGCCCGCCAGCAGGGCCCGGCGCAGGGAGCGACGCGGTGACTCCGTGTCGCACCCCCCCTGGTGGCGCACCAGAAGCACCGTGGCCAGAACACCGAGACTGCTGGCCACGGCGGCCCCCAGGCGCGCCAGCCACGGTTCCGCTGGAAAGAACTGGAACACCGGCCAGGCCACCCAGTAGGGCAGCGGCGGCTTGTCGAAGTAAGGCCCGCCGCTGACGCGCGGCACCACGAGGCTGTGCTCGGCATGCATGGTGCGTGCGATATCCAGCTGGAGCGATTCCGTCTTATCCAGCGGATAGAGAATGTTGCTGCCCCAGAACAACACCACCAGCACGACCGCCATCACCAGCAGGATCAGGCCGCTTCGGCGCAATAGAGCGTCCGGGGGATGATGCCTGACACCTTGTTGCTGAGCGGGTCCAGCGCTGTCAACGCCTTCGTCAGGTTGTTGATTCACGGGTGGTACCGCGTCGGGATAGTGGCCGGGGCGGGATACGACCACACGGGAATCAGAAAGAATGAAGCCTACCCCCCGCGCTGCTTAGTGCCTGATGATGGCAGCCATGGCACAAACGGAGCCCATTCACCAGGCCACTGATGCTGAGAAGCATTTGCAGGATTCAGGAAAGCCGCCATCCCAAGGCCGCCGATTGATACCCATCCCCTGTAGGGTGTGGGGAGTAGGTTCAGTTCAGAAACTGGCTATCTTTTTCCGCGATTCCTGAACGTCTTCCGCACCTGATCTGCCTGCCGGCTGGTGGCCTGCACCCTCTTGCCCCAATCTGAACAGTCACGCTGAAACACCACGCTGAACAGGCAAGCGGACCAGCCCAGTCCAACAGGCTTGCTGACCCTTCCTGAAGGCCGTGGCGAGCCGTGCCTGGGCCACACTGGTGACCCCTCGGTGCTCCCAGGACAGCCCGCCCCGCGACGGGCCCGGCACAGCCCCCCCCCCATAACAGCCCCCACCACAGCCCCCCAGTCCCACCCATGACCCTCTCCACCAGCTTCACCACACCGGCGCTGGCCACCGGCCCCGCGGGACGGGCCATGGCCCAGCCCATGGACCCCTCCCTGCTGGAGGCCCTGCAGGAGCACCTCAGCCTGGAGCGCAGAGCCAGTGCGGCCTACTTCGCCATGGCCCTCTGGTGCGCGGAGCGGGAGCTGCGCGGTTTCGCGCACTACCTCAAGAGCGAGTCCGCCGCGGAGCAGGGCCATGCCGCCCAGGTGGCCGACTACCTGATTGCCCGCGGCCAGAGCGTGACCCTGCAGGAGATTCCGGCTCCGCGGCAGCACTGGGACTCCCTCGAGGAGATCTTCACTGCGGTGTTCCAGATGGAGGCCGATGTCACCGCGTCCCTGCAGCAGCTCTACGGCATGGCCGAGCGGGGCAGCGATGTGCGCACCACCGTGTTTCTCGATCCGATGGTGGACAAGCAGATCGCCGCGGAGAACGAGGCTGCCCATCTGCTGGGCCGGCTTCGCTTCGCCCAGAACCAGCCCGCCGCCGTTCTGATCATCGACGGCGAACTCAGCGCGGACCAGCACGGGCCGGCCACCCTGGCCTGAAGCCACGCCGGGGGCAGAAGGTGGGGGGGTGGTTCTACAGCGCCTCCCCCATGGCGCGATCGAAGGAGCGGCTGCAGATCTCCAGGAGAAAAGCCAGCGCCAGGGGATCCAGCCCTCCCCGCCGCCGCCAGCCCTGGGCCAGCCGCTCCAGTTCCCCGCGGCGCCCCTGCAGCTGCGCCACTTCGGCGGCCAGCCGGGCGCGCAGGGGGGGATCCATGCAGCGCTCCAGGGCCAGCGAAAGGCTGCGGCAGCGCTGCCTGAGCCGATCAGCTTCCCGGCAGAGGCTGCCGACCAGGCTGTCGGAGCAGAGGGAAGTCAAGGACCGACGGCGCTCCACGGGATGGGACGAACCGTAGGCCCCTGCCGCCGAAACTGCAAGCGATTCTCAATCGCGTTACATGCCGCCACGGACCAGCGCCGGCAGCCCTCCCTGCAGAACCAGCAGGCCCGGCAGCAGCGTGCCCAGCAGCCGACCCGCCGCATCGGCCATCGGGAGGAAGCCCACCTTCAGGCTCACCGCCGCGGCATCGGAGTGGGCCAGCACAGGGTCGCTGTGGATGGAGGAGTTCATCGCGATCACCCCCCCGAAGGCCCCCAGTCCCGCCACGACCGGCACCGCCGGAGTCCACGCCTGGCGCGCCCGGGCGACGGCGATCAGGGCCGGGATGGCCATGAGCAGGGCGCTCCAGAACTGCACGGCGGCAGGGCCCGGAGGCGCACCACGGCCCCCGCGGCGGCGCAGCGACGGAGCGGCGACCTGCACCAGGCCGTAGGCGACCACCCACAGCCCCATGAAGCCGCCCACCTCCCAGAACCGCCACCCCAGGGCGCCGACCTGCAGCAGGGTGCCCACCCGGAGGGTGAAGCCGCA
This portion of the Cyanobium sp. NIES-981 genome encodes:
- the pstS gene encoding phosphate ABC transporter substrate-binding protein PstS, producing the protein MSFAKKAPLYGAAALALSGMAAGSAGLAGATLNGAGASFPAPFYQAAFASAAKQGIRVNYQSVGSGAGVRQFIAGTVDFGATDEPIKAAEASQVKRGVVQFPAVGGTIAIAYNNPSCKGLKLSQKQAVDVFLGKIKTWEQLKCGKGTINVVHRSDGSGTTFAFTNSLSAFSPEWKSKVGEGKSVKWPVGVGGKGNEGVAGILQNTPGSIGYVNQAFVKGKLKAAALQNKAGKYVLPNVKSGAAALNNIKLDGNLAGENPNPAGADSYPISTLTWILAYQKGNGAKAGEIRKAMTHLLGPAQSRADDLGYVPLKGNILNAAKKAVGRIGT
- a CDS encoding glycosyltransferase family 39 protein — encoded protein: MRRSGLILLVMAVVLVVLFWGSNILYPLDKTESLQLDIARTMHAEHSLVVPRVSGGPYFDKPPLPYWVAWPVFQFFPAEPWLARLGAAVASSLGVLATVLLVRHQGGCDTESPRRSLRRALLAGLILACLPGYAAFAHVAVHDSYITTCITVAAAGLYVLLFGQPHPALGPRRLAVIVGLAMGLGFLAKGLLAWGLPVAVVLAFTALTRQGGLLLRRLPQLLLSAALAVALPLPWLLAALHEAGPAFIAGFLGRSNLARVTSTVDGHRGPWFYYLPVVLLLSFPWGLLAIPNRARWRQLAGQARRRHPSERSADLQLFALVWLVLTVLLLSVASTKLPHYILSCLPPLAILAAFNLVPEPPTGTARQESYSRSSRFYGLLGAGTAGVLAAGGLVFAPVAARLIKPDRVFPDYTAALVAHLEGAPLRGLLVLMAAAVVGVLIWIPQRRTALVTAWTLVAVLNFSTLVPGVASVYRQHRQAAILELADAVAQHTTPGVPIVILGKSYHSVALRSGHPILRLDGWPEVVALQRSTHGHAFDRGLVVVAPRHRMLTEPQVREAGLRVAGVDQRQNLLAVRLRSAGPARS
- a CDS encoding ferritin translates to MTLSTSFTTPALATGPAGRAMAQPMDPSLLEALQEHLSLERRASAAYFAMALWCAERELRGFAHYLKSESAAEQGHAAQVADYLIARGQSVTLQEIPAPRQHWDSLEEIFTAVFQMEADVTASLQQLYGMAERGSDVRTTVFLDPMVDKQIAAENEAAHLLGRLRFAQNQPAAVLIIDGELSADQHGPATLA